In one Streptomyces sp. NBC_01241 genomic region, the following are encoded:
- a CDS encoding DUF418 domain-containing protein, which yields MTQYSDVAAPVVDAPAPVRDSGKAPAGRLIGLDLARGLAVFGMYAAHVGPDPDQGGVTGFLMELAHGRSSALFAFLAGFAVVLITGRRTSKTGRAGRQAVAKLVIRAVILLALGTVLTMSGTPVDVILAFYGLYFLLVLPLYRLGAGPLAAIAAGTAVVLPQVLYVVQQAIGDSDVRSPGEPDGIVSLLFTGAYPALTWIPFVIAGMAVARLDLAATAVRIRLALTGAALMIIGYGGSWLALHVFPGAADAIGAGGASVWWSDIAGSPSGDTPAWLLAASPHSETTLSILGNTGVAIMAVTACLALTDALPRLQSLARPVIAVGSMSLTAYVFHLVAIRFLGIEELPGSPLYVLLGFIAAAIVFATVWSRFQQRGPLEWLMTRATGLARHIR from the coding sequence ATGACTCAGTACTCAGACGTCGCAGCTCCTGTGGTAGACGCCCCGGCCCCCGTGCGCGACAGCGGGAAGGCACCGGCGGGCCGACTGATCGGGCTGGACCTGGCCCGCGGGCTCGCGGTGTTCGGCATGTACGCGGCTCATGTGGGGCCCGACCCTGACCAGGGCGGTGTGACCGGCTTCCTGATGGAGCTGGCCCACGGCAGGTCCTCCGCGCTCTTCGCCTTCCTGGCGGGCTTCGCCGTTGTTCTCATCACGGGGCGCAGGACGTCGAAGACGGGGCGGGCCGGGCGCCAGGCAGTGGCCAAGCTGGTGATCCGGGCCGTGATCCTTCTGGCCCTGGGCACCGTGCTGACCATGAGCGGCACCCCGGTCGATGTGATCCTTGCCTTCTACGGCCTGTACTTCCTGCTCGTACTGCCGCTGTACCGGCTTGGCGCCGGCCCCTTGGCGGCGATCGCCGCGGGAACGGCCGTCGTCCTGCCCCAGGTGCTCTACGTGGTGCAGCAGGCGATCGGCGACAGCGACGTTCGCTCGCCCGGTGAGCCCGACGGCATCGTCTCGCTGCTCTTCACCGGCGCCTACCCGGCCCTGACCTGGATCCCGTTCGTGATCGCCGGCATGGCCGTGGCCCGCCTGGACCTGGCTGCCACCGCTGTCCGGATACGCCTGGCCCTCACGGGTGCCGCCCTCATGATCATCGGCTACGGAGGCTCCTGGCTGGCGCTGCACGTCTTTCCCGGCGCCGCCGACGCCATCGGCGCGGGTGGGGCGAGCGTGTGGTGGTCCGACATCGCGGGTTCTCCGTCCGGTGACACCCCCGCCTGGCTGCTGGCTGCCTCCCCGCACAGTGAGACCACCCTGTCGATACTGGGCAACACCGGTGTGGCGATCATGGCCGTGACCGCGTGTCTGGCTCTGACGGACGCCCTCCCGCGGCTCCAGTCCCTTGCCCGGCCGGTCATCGCAGTCGGTTCCATGTCGCTGACCGCGTATGTCTTCCACCTCGTCGCCATCCGGTTCCTGGGCATCGAGGAACTACCCGGATCGCCCCTGTATGTCCTGCTCGGCTTCATCGCGGCCGCCATCGTGTTCGCGACCGTCTGGTCGCGCTTCCAGCAGCGCGGACCACTCGAATGGCTGATGACCAGGGCGACGGGCCTGGCCCGGCACATCCGCTGA